A segment of the Lolium perenne isolate Kyuss_39 chromosome 3, Kyuss_2.0, whole genome shotgun sequence genome:
CCCACACACCCAACTAAAATAGCTCTAAAACAACAATAAGCAGAACAAAAAGGCTTGTAAAAGAACAAGTAGTAAAAGAAGGAGAATGAGAAAGAAGGCCAGGGGAAGCTGAGATGGGCGGTGTGGTTAGATTGGCCTCCTCTACACATGGCGCGCACCCATTTGAAGCCGTAGATTACACCTCATCGCCGCCTTATCGCACCACACCCTATCTCTTACGTGTCACCTCACCTCTCAGCATATACACCTCCTCCTCTCCGTTCACCCAGACTCTTCGCTCCGGCACCGTCACTCCAACTCCCGCTAAGCAGCTCCTGGCAGCAAGGATGGCATCTGCCATGGAGCTCTCCCTCCTCAACCCCACAATGCACCACCACGGCATCGCCTCCAAGTCCACCTCCCACCTCCCCGCCGTCCCCGCGCGCCGGGCCTCGTCCGGCGCCGTCCGCTTCCGCGTGAGGGCCTCCGCCGCGGCGCCGCCCGCGCCCGCCGCCAAGCCCGGCTCCCCCAAGAAGCGGGGCAAGACCGAGGTCTCCGAGTCGCTCCTCACGCCGCGCTTCTACACCACGGACTTCGACGAGATGGAGCAGCTCTTCAACGCCGAGATCAACAAGCAGCTCAACCAGGACGAGTTCGACGCGCTGCTGCAGGAGTTCAAGACGGACTACAACCAGACCCACTTCATCCGCAACCCCGAGTTCAAGGAGGCCGCCGACAAGATGCAGGGCCCGCTCCGACAGATATTCGTCGAGTTCCTCGAGCGCTCCTGCACCGCAGAGTTCTCCGGCTTCCTCCTCTACAAGGAGCTCGGCAGAAGGCTCAAGGTTCGTTTTTACGCTCTAGTGTCTCGTTCAGTTCTTCTCTGTTCTTGCATGTAGGCATTCCGTCGAGCACCTGGTGGGCGTGCGCTGATGCTCTGTTTCCTTTCCAGAAAACCAACCCGGTGGTGGCCGAGATCTTCTCGCTCATGTCCAGGGACGAGGCCAGGCACGCTGGGTATGTACTCACACTCTTATCATCTTATCCCCATCAATATAATTTGATTGAGCTCAATCAGAAGCCACAAATGCATTGTACTATCATCAGAAATGCCCTTCTTCTCTCATGTTACAGTTTAAACGTTACTTTTTGGCTTTCAATTCTACTCAATTTGTCAAGAAATTGGCAATTAAGTAGTATTTAGTTTTCCcccacaaaagaaaaaaaaaaagactaGTTTAGTTCTCAACATGATTCCTGCTGTGCAGGTTCCTGAACAAGGGACTATCCGACTTCAACCTGGCACTGGACCTCGGCTTCCTGACCAAGGCTAGGAAGTACACCTTcttcaagcccaagttcatcttcTACGCCACCTACCTGTCGGAGAAGATCGGGTACTGGAGGTACATCACCATCTTCAGGCACCTCAAGGCCAACCCGGAGTACCAGGTGTACCCCATCTTCAAGTACTTCGAGAACTGGTGCCAGGACGAGAACAGGCACGGCGACTTCTTCTCCGCGCTGATGAAGGCGCAGCCGCAGTTCCTCAACGACTGGAAGGCAAAGCTCTGGTCACGCTTCTTCTGCCTTTCGGTAATGTGTTATGCATTTTCTTGTATGTCTTAGCTAACTGCAGATTTGTCATGCCCCTCTTTCTAACAGTTATCTGTAATGGGGCACCGTTTCACAGGTGTATGTAACCATGTACCTGAATGACTGCCAACGCAGTGCCTTCTACGAAGGAATTGGTCTTAACACAAAAGAATTCGACATGCATGTGATCATAGAGGTAAAATGAACTGACTTATATTTTCCTGTTTGTACAGTCAAGTGCATGTCATGATGGTTGCTCTTTACTGCGTTTTAAAAAGTTTCTGTAAAGCTGATAAACATGACAATAATTGGCTTTTGTACAATAAGCATACCCCACAGGATTGAAGCTCGATACTAGTTTATTTGTATGCTTATGAGAATATCTGACATTCAATGTAAGCTCGCTGTTATATTGATGATACGATGGTTACACATCTATGCAGACCAATCGCACGACAGCGAGGATCTTCCCTGCTGTCCCAGATGTTGAGAACCCTGAATTCAAGAGGAAGCTTGACAGGATGGTAGAAATCAACCTGAAGATCATTGCTATTGGAGAGTCCAACGACTTACCCCTGGTGAAGAACCTGAAGAGGGTTCCTCTTATTGCCCAACTGGTGTCTGAGATCATCGCCGCGTACCTCATGCCCCCCATCGAGTCTGGCtccgttgattttgccgattttgaGCCCAAGCTTGTGTACTGATTTGTAGAAAAAGATTTATCTCTGCCTCTCTCTTCGAAAAGAACCTAATGATGCACCATTCTCCTCGAGAGACTCTGAATGAGGAGGTGATCCATGGTAATCAAACAGGATCGGCATCTTCCTGTGCTCGTTTGTAAAGTATACTTGCCAAGTTTCCGTTCTGTCACATCAATATGTAAATGGCATTGAACTGCATCAGAACGGGTGTTCCAGTTTTCCTGCTGATGGAGAGGTACATCTGAAGTTGGTGTGTAACTTGTGTCCATACTTGAGTCAGTAGCAATATAGCATTCAAAGTTCTAGATATGATATGTATTATGTTGTCAAGTCTTTGCATCAACAATCATTTGTCATCTATATTATCGTAAACATGCATAAAATGGTACGATGTATAGAATATCACAAATTTATAATATTCAGCAAATTTATAATATTCAGAGACTAATTATAGCAAATAGCAACAGCTTAACAACGCATGAcaacctttttttctttttttgaacaAGGGTAGGACGCGAAGCACCCTAATTCATTAAACTCATAAACATTGTACAGATAGGATTACAGATCTTGATAATTGCAGCCTCTGAACTGCTACAGCTATAGGACATGCTAATTGCTACGAGTTGTGTTCCTGCAAGGGGATGCTCTTGAAGCTTGCATTGAACAGATTGGGGATGCTCTTGAAGCTTGCATTGCCTGTTGTGCACATGAGTGAGCTATCTCGTTGAGTTGTCTATTGATATGAATGGTTCTTGCTCTGAGTGTGTGAGTGATTTCCTGAAATTGCAGAGCTTGTCTCCTTATTTCCCAAAGCACTGCTGGGTCTTTAGCTCCAGATGCAGCTACAACTTTTGCAAGTCTCAGGCAAAGATGGGTTCCTGCAAAATCAAAGAGGTAGCAATTTGTGCTGCCATGACAATAGCCCGAGCTTCTGCTTGAAGTGGTGAAGAGACATGAGACACCCTGGCCTGAACAAATACATCAAAGAATTAAGAGTTATGTTGCCATGTAATATAGATTCCAAGTCCTGCCTTTGATGAGTGCCCCTGGGTTTGATTCCTCCAAGCTGCATCCACAAATATTTTTGGTCCTGTATATGCCAATTCCTCTGAAAAAGTAATAGTTTTAATGGGAGGTGGTTTAGGAGGCTTCAACTGTAAACTATGTAGCAGGGCTTGCGTTCTAATAGCCACCTGGTTTGGCAAACTTTCTTTGTTGGAGAacaatttttcatttttcattttccaTATGCACCAAAGGAGAGTGAAAATATGTTCCACATTTGAAGTTGGATGATCGATAGCTAGTAAATTAGAGATGATAGTAGCAGTATTATGAGTGTTCCCCACAATGAGATCAATTCTAAGATGCCAGGGAGAATGGAACCAAATTAGAGATGATAGTAGCAGTATTATGAGTGTTCCCACAATGAGATCAATTCTAAGATGCCAGGGAGAATGGAACCAAGCAGCTCTAGCATAAGTGCAGGTAAACAATAAATGAATATCATCTTCGTGAAGACCGTATGACAACCTTTATGTTGCGATGGTAAACACTTTCTAGATCTTTTTCTTTTGACAAAAGAGGGAGCACATGTGGCCTCTTCATCCAATGATGCTCACAACATATTtcattgaaaataagtatttcttACAATATACTCCCTCCCTTCCAATCAGTAAGGCACACACGTTATCAAATATTTGTTTTTGACGAAGAAATGATTCATGTATATAAGGAATgtttgatatagaactattaccgttagaaagtgtttttcaataaGAATCTAACAATACTAATAATGTAATGTATAATCGTGACATTGTTGATCAGTTCTTTTGGTCGAAGTCCGTCTTGAAATATGTGTGTGCATATTATTCATATGAATGGAGAGAGAGTATTGTTTCTAAAGGATCATCACGATTAAATGATGCAATTCATGATTTACATATCCTAATGGTAGACTGGTCAAGACGGATGTCGATATTGGCTGAATAAGGCTCGTGCTACTATCGCCAAGTAGTTGCGCCTATAGATTAGAGTACCCTATGCCTTCACAATTACACTAATTATAGGCTGATTATTGCTAACAATGTATTTGGTTGGTATGTTTCTACTAgcgtcttggatttttttggaaaatttaccGCATCTCTTGCTCCGAGGACATGATGAGTGTGTTTAGTTTGAGGCCAAGACTATCCTACCAGATATTTGGTTAGCAATTCGCATAAAGAAGTTAACCAATTTTGTTTGTCAAGGTTTCGTGTGTCCATTTTTTTGGGATGGGGGTTGGAACCCCCGTtctatgcatcaaaatgatgcatataACTTTGTTCGATTATTCAAAAAAGTCAGGATAAAGCATACATCGATCAACGTGAAGCCACCTTACTGACGGAAAGTTGCCACCCCTACAAAGAGTGGTAATGTAAAAATaagttggtaaagagtcatgagcaGTACATGTTTGCCAAAAAATGAACTAGAGTTAGTAAGTAGTCAATAGCATGTCCAAAAAATACCCAAacaatgtaggataacgttgcatagaaaacaaaaattttcctacggcgaacacgcaatccaagccaagatgcaatctagaagacggtagcaacgagggggtatcgagtctcacccttgaagagattccaaagcctacaagatgaggctcttgttgctgcggtagacgatcacttgccgcttgcaaaagcgcgtagaagatcttgatcacgatcggttccggcgccacgaacgggcagcacctccgtactcggtcacacgttcggttgttgatgaagacgacgtccacctccccgttccagcgggcagcggaagtagtagctcctcttgaatccgacagcacgacggcgtggtgtcggtggcggtgaagaagtccggcggagcttcgctaagctacgcgggagatatggaggtttgggaggggtggccggccacttcaatggggcggccagcttgtggtcttgggggtggccggccccctcccttggcccctcattatataggtggatccccaagtgttggtgtccaagtcttcgaataagacccgaaccaaaaccttccataagaggggaaacctagcccaactaggactcccaccaaaaggtgggatttccacctcccatgtggggggtggccggccccctatggaggagtccacttgggactcctccccatctagggttggccggccatggaggtggagtcccatgtggactccaccttccttggtggtttcttccggacttttctagaaccttctagaaccttccatagaaccttccgcgacattttatttcacataaaatgacatcctatatatgaatcttattctccggaccattccggaactcctcgtgatgtccgggatctcatccgggactccgaacaaatattcgaactccattccatattcaagtactaccatttcaacatccaactttaagtgtgtcaccctacggttcgtgaactatgcggacatggttgagtacttactccgaccaataaccaatagcgggatctggagatccataatggctcccacatattcaacgatgactttagtgatcgaatgaaccattcacatacattaccaattccctttgtctcgcgatattttacttgtccgaggtttgatcttcggtatcactctataccttgttcaacctcgtctcctgacaagtactctttactcgtaccgtggtatgtggtctcttatgaactcattcatatgcttgcaagacattagacgacattccaccgagagggcccagagtatatctatccgtcatcgggatggacaaatcccactgttgatccatatgactcaactcatactttccggatacttaatcccacctttatagccacccatttacgcagtggtgtttggtgtaatcaaagtacctttccggtataagtgattttacatgatctcatggtcataaggactaggtaactatgtatcgaaagcttatagcaaataacttaatgacgagatcttatgctacgcttaattgggtgtgtccattacatcattcatacaatgacataaccttgttattaataacatccaatgttcatgattatgaaactaatcatccattaatcaacaagctagtttaagaggcatactagggactttcttgtttgtctacatatcacacatgtactaatgtttcggttaatacaattctagcatgatatataaacatttatcataaacataaagatataaataataaccactttattattgcctctagggcatatctccttgatctcccacttgcactagagtcaataatctagattacattgtaatatacctaacacccatggcattacggtgttggtcatgctttgccctagggagagctttagtcaacggatctgctacattcagatcggtgtgtactttgcaaatctttacttctccatcttcgatgtactcgcgaatcgagtggtaacgcagcttgatatgcttgacctcttgtgtgaccttggctcttgtgcattggcgatggcacccatgttatcacggtaaatgattaatgggtccaatgcactaggaaccacaccgagctctacaatgaacctcttcatccataccgcttcgatgaagcctacgaagccgctatgtactctgattctattgaagacttcgccaccgtgctttgcttcgagcttgcccgacttctgcagcaccattcaatataaacacgtacccagattgtgacttagagtcatcgggatcggtgttccaacttgcatcggtgtaaccgtttacaacgagctcttggtcacctccataacaaagaaacatatccttagttcttttcaagtacttcgggatattcttgaccgctgtccgatgttccattctggatcactttgatatctgctagtcaaactaacggcatgtgctatatccggtctagtacatagcatggcatacataatagatcctctttgccgaagcataggggatattactcatcctttctctttcttctgcgtagccggtctttgagtcttactcaataccttgcacagtaacataggtaagaaccctttcttactttcgtccattctaaacttctttagaatcttgtccagatatgtactctgtgatagccctattaggcgtcttgatctatctctataaatcttgatgcctaatatatacgatgcttcaccaaggtctttcattgaaaaactattatttaaataacccttaacatcgcttaatagttctatatcattcccgatcaataatatatcatctacatataatatcgggaatgctacgagctcccactcactttcttgtaaatacgggcctctccatgacactttgtataaacccgaagtctttgatcaccttatcaaagcgtcggttccaacttcttgatgcttgcttcggtccatagattgaacgctgaagtttacatactttgtcggcatttttaggatcgacaaaacctttgggttgtaccatatacaactcttcctcaatgtctccattaaggaacgccgttttgacatccatacgccaaatctcataatcgaaaaatgcagctattgctaacaaaatcctc
Coding sequences within it:
- the LOC127342541 gene encoding magnesium-protoporphyrin IX monomethyl ester [oxidative] cyclase, chloroplastic, which gives rise to MASAMELSLLNPTMHHHGIASKSTSHLPAVPARRASSGAVRFRVRASAAAPPAPAAKPGSPKKRGKTEVSESLLTPRFYTTDFDEMEQLFNAEINKQLNQDEFDALLQEFKTDYNQTHFIRNPEFKEAADKMQGPLRQIFVEFLERSCTAEFSGFLLYKELGRRLKKTNPVVAEIFSLMSRDEARHAGFLNKGLSDFNLALDLGFLTKARKYTFFKPKFIFYATYLSEKIGYWRYITIFRHLKANPEYQVYPIFKYFENWCQDENRHGDFFSALMKAQPQFLNDWKAKLWSRFFCLSVYVTMYLNDCQRSAFYEGIGLNTKEFDMHVIIETNRTTARIFPAVPDVENPEFKRKLDRMVEINLKIIAIGESNDLPLVKNLKRVPLIAQLVSEIIAAYLMPPIESGSVDFADFEPKLVY